The DNA segment CTTCAACGCACCTTCCTTGAAGGCCATAGATCCTGCGATCTTAAATGCCATTTCGGATGAATCGACATCATGGTAAGAACCGTCGAACAAGGTCGCCTTGACATCCACCATCGGGAATCCGGCCAGCACGCCATTTTGCAGCTGCTCCTGAATACCCTTATCGACCGCGGGGATGTATTCGCGCGGGATAACACCGCCGACCACCGCGTTCTCAAATTCATAACCGGTGCCACGCTCTAATGGCTCCAGTCGTATCCAAACATGTCCGTACTGTCCACGGCCGCCAGACTGACGAACGAATTTGCCTTCCTGCTCGATGGATTTGCGAATCGCCTCGCGATAAGCCACCTGCGGCGCGCCCACGTTGGCCTCGACCTTGAATTCGCGACGCATGCGGTCGACGATAATTTCAAGATGCAACTCACCCATACCGGAGATAATGGTCTGGCCAGACTCTTCGTCCGTGCGCACGCGGAAGGAAGGATCCTCCTGCGCCAGCTTGGACAGGGCCATACCCATTTTCTCCTGATCGCTCTTGGTTTTCGGCTCGACCGCCACCGAGATCACCGGCTCAGGGAATTCCATACGCTCAAGCGTAATCACCTGATCAGTGCTGCAAAGTGTGTCGCCCGTGGTGACATCCTTCAGGCCAACGGCCGCAGCGATATCGCCCGCACGCACTTCCTTGATTTCCTCGCGTGTATTCGCATGCATTTGCAGCAGACGACCAATGCGCTCGCGCTTACCCTTGACCGGGTTATAAACCGTGTCGCCGGAATTCAGCACGCCAGAATACACGCGGAAGAAGGTCAGCGTGCCGACATAAGGATCGGTCGCGATCTTGAATGCAAGCGCGGAAAATGGCTCCTCGTCAGAGGAATGACGCTCGCATTCGGTCTCGTTCGCGTCGTCCAAATGCCCCTTGATTGCAAGCACATCCACCGGTGACGGCATGTAGTAGATGATCGAATCGAGCATCGCCTGCACGCCTTTATTCTTGAAGGCAGAGCCGCACATGGCCGGGACGATTTCATTCGCCAGCGTACGCATACGCAAGCCCTTCCGGATCTCATCTATCGTGAGATCGCTCTCTTCAAGATATTTCTCCATCAGCTCTTCGTCGGCTTCTGCCGCCGCTTCGACCATATGCTCGTGCCATTCCTGGCATTCATCAGCCATATCTGCCGGAATGTCACGCTCGTCATAGGTCATGCCCATGTCGGACTCATTCCAGTAGATCGCGCGCATGCGAAGCAGGTCGACGATACCCTTGAAATTCTCTTCCGCGCCGATCGGCAACTGGATCGGCACCGGGGTCGCGCCAAGACGAGTCTTGATCTGCTCGATCACGCGGAGGAAATTGGCGCCGGCGCGGTCCATCTTATTGACGAACGCCATACGCGGCACTTGATATTTATTGGCTTGGCGCCAAACAGTTTCCGACTGCGGCTCTACGCCACCGACGGCGCAGAATACAGCGCAGGCACCATCCAGTACGCGCAGTGAACGCTCGACCTCGATCGTGAAATCCACGTGTCCTGGCGTATCGATGATATTGATCCGGTGCTCGGGAAACTGCTTGTCCATCCCGTACCAAAAGCAGGTCGTCGCGGCGGACGTAATGGTAATACCGCGCTCCTGCTCCTGCTCCATCCAATCCATTGTCGCGGCACCGTCATGCACCTCGCCGATCTTGTGCGAAACACCGGTATAAAAGAGTATCCGCTCGGTTGTGGTGGTCTTGCCGGCATCAATATGGGCCATGATGCCGATATTGCGGTACCGCTCGATGGGGGTTTTGCGTGGCACTGTCTTATACCTCGATGCTTACCAGCGATAGTGGGCGAAAGCCTTATTGGCCTCGGCCATACGGTGCGTGTCTTCGCGCTTCTTAACGGCGCCGCCCTTGCTTTCTGCGGCATCCATCAATTCACCAGCGAGCTTCTGCGCCATCGACTTCTCGCCACGCTTACGGGCCGAATCGACCAGCCATCGCATTGCAAGGGCATTCTGTCGCACCGCACGCACCTCGACTGGGACCTGGTAAGTCGCACCACCGACTCGGCGCGACTTCACCTCAACCAGCGGGCGCACGTTGTCGAGTGCCTTACCCAGAAACTCGAGCGGATCGCCCGAACGACGACTGATAATGTGATCCAGCGCGCCATAGACGATGTTCTCGGCGACGGATTTTTTCCCTCGCTCCATCACAAAGTTGATGAACTTGGCCAGCTGCTCGCTTCCGAACTTGGGATCTGGCAGCACAACGCGCTTCGGAACTTCTCTTCTTCTGGGCATGAGCGATTCTCGTCAACTAACGAATGACTTGGGTAGTGGGGCTTAGCTCTTCGGGCGCTTTGTGCCGTACTTGGATCGAGCCTGGCGACGTTTCTGCACGCCCTGGGTATCCAGGCTGCCACGTACGGTGTGATAACGCACACCCGGCAGATCCTTGACGCGACCGCCTCGAATCAGGACCACGGAGTGCTCCTGGAGGTTGTGCCCCTCGCCGCCGATATAGCTGCTGACCTCGAAACCACTGGTGAGACGCACGCGCGCAACCTTGCGGAGCGCTGAATTCGGCTTCTTCGGTGTGGTGGTATAAACGCGGGTGCAGACACCACGGCGCTGAGGGCAAGCCTCAAGCGCTGGCACCTTGCTCTTTTCCCGTTTCTGTTTGCGCGGCTTGCGCACCAACTGGTTGATCGTAGCCATCTAAGCGGTTCTCCAACCCTTAAAACAAACGACAGGCCGCGCTGGCGCGACCTGTCGAAGGACGCGAAATTCTAGAGGCACGCCCGCCCACTGTCAAGGTGGCGGGCGTGCAATCGCGCATTACTCTGCGGCAGGCGCCTGCCCTTCTGCGGGCGACGAGGCATCCACCATCTCTTCTGGTTCGCTGGTTTCGGCCGTTCCAGCCACTGCAGCGGCAAGCTCAAGGGCCAGCATGTCGCCCATGTGGCGCTTGCGTCGACGCTCCTCGTGGAACGCCAAGCCGGTACCGGCCGGGATGAGGCGGCCGACGATGACATTTTCCTTGAGTCCGCGCAAACCATCACGCGCACCACGCACAGCGGCCTCTGTGAGCACACGCGTGGTCTCCTGGAAGGATGCCGCCGAGATATAAGACTCTGTGACCAGCGAGGCCTTGGTGATACCCAGCAGCACGGATTCGTATTGCGCCATCTGCTTACCGTCGCCCAGTACGCGCCTGTTTTCCTCGACCAGACGCGCCCTGTCCACCTGCTCGCCCTTGATAAAGCGAGTATCACCGGAGTCCGCAATATCGACCTTGCGCAGCATTTGCCGAATAATGACCTCAATGTGCTTGTCGTTGATGGTCACACCCTGTAGCCGGTAGACATCCTGGATTTCGCGCACCAGGTAGCTGGCGAGCGCAGGAATACCACGCAGACGCAGGATGTCATGGGCGCTGAGCTCGCCTTCGGCGATCACTTCACCACGCTCGACCTTCTCACCTTCGAAGACGCTGACCTGACGCCACTTGGGAATCAATTCCTCATAGGTGTCGCCATGCTCAAGGGTAATGATCAGTCGCTGCTTGCCCTTCGTGTCCTTGCCGAAGCTGACCGTACCCGAACGTTCGGCCAGGATCGCCGGCTCCTTGGGCTTACGCGCCTCAAACAGATCAGCCACGCGAGGCAAACCACCCGTGATGTCGCGCGTCTTCGATGACTCCTGGGGAATTCGCGCAATGACATCGCCAACAGCGACTTCGTCGCCATCCTCAAGATTGACGATCGAGCCCGCGGGCAATGCGTAGACTGCGGGAATCTGTGTTCCGGCGAGCATGAGATCGCTGCCATCATCATCAACCAAGCGGATCGACGGACGCAGATCCTTACCGGCGTTACCACGAGATTTCGGATCGGTGACCACCGTCGCGCTCAGCCCGGTGACCTCGTCTGTTTGCTTAACCACCGATACGCCATCGACGAAATCATGGAAGCGGGCACGACCGTTCACTTCCGTGACAATCGGGTGGGTATGCGGATCCCAGGTCGCCGTAATTTCGCCGGCCTCGACCTCTGCACCTTCCTTGGTAGAAATCGTCGCGCCGTAGGGCACCTTGTAGCGCTCGCGCTCGCGCCCCATCTCGTCGACCACACCGAGCTCGCCAGACCGCGAGACCGCAACTAGATTTCCGTTGTGGTGCTCGACCAGCTTGATGTTGTGCAAGCGCACTACGCCCTTGGCCTTGACCTGAATGTTGCTCGCGGCCACCGAACGACTGGCAGCGCCGCCGATATGGAAGGTCCGCATGGTCAGCTGTGTGCCGGGCTCGCCGATCGATTGTGCGGCAATGACACCCACCGATTCGCCGATATTGACGGCATGCCCGCGCGCCAGATCACGTCCATAGCACATCGAGCAGACGCCATGCAGGGTTTCGCAGGTGATCGCAGAACGCACGCGCACCTCATCGACACCCGCCTCTTCGAACTGGTCGCACCAACGCTCGTCCAATAGGGTGCCGGCAGGCGCCAGGACCGTATCGGTACCGGGTTGAAGCACATCGTGTGCCACGACACGGCCCAACACGCGCTCACGCAGTGCCTCGACCACGTCACCACCCTCGATGATCGGCGTCATCACGATGCCGCCGGTGGTGCCGCAATCGACTGCTGTGACCACCACGTCCTGCGCCACGTCGACCAAACGCCTGGTCAGATAACCGGAGTTCGCAGTCTTCAACGCGGTATCCGCCAAGCCCTTGCGCGCGCCGTGGGTCGAGATGAAGTACTGCAGCACGTTCAGACCTTCGCGGAAGTTCGCGGTGATCGGCGTCTCGATGATCGAGCCATCAGGCTTGGCCATCAAGCCGCGCATACCCGCGAGCTGGCGAATCTGCGCAGCCGAACCACGCGCTCCAGAGTCAGCCATCATATAAATGGAGTTAAACGACTTCTGCTTGAGCACCTTACCATCGGTACCAATGACGTCGTCGGTACCGAGCTTTTCCATCATCGCCTTGGCAATCTGGTCGTTGGCGCGCGACCAAATATCGATGACCTTGTTGTATCGCTCGCCCTTGGTCACCAAACCTGTGGCGTACTGATCCTCGATATCCGTCACTTCGGCTTCAGCAGCCGCCAGCAGCTCCGTCTTTTGTTCGGGCACGACCATGTCGTCGGCACCGAAGGACACGCCGGAACGCGCCGCATAGTGAAAGCCGGTGTACATCAGTCGGTCAGCAAAGATAACCGTGGCCTTGAGCCCGAGCTGGCGATAGCAGGCGTTAATCAGGCTTGAAATCGCCTTCTTGGTCATGTCGCGGTCGAATAACTCGAAGGCCATGCCTTCCGGAGCAATATCGTAGAGCAGCGCGCGTCCGGCGGTGGTGTTCTTCACCGAGATCACGGTCTCGATCTCACCGCCTTCGCGCAAAATCCGCTCGCGAATACGCACCCTAACGCGCGCATGCAACCCCACAACTCCGTTTTCATAGGCACGATGGACTTCGGCGCTATCGGCGAACACCATGCCCTCACCCAGCGCGTTGATGCGGTCGCGCGTCATATAGTACAGACCGAGCACGATATCCTGCGAAGGCACGATGATCGGCTCGCCGTTCGCCGGCGATAAGATGTTATTCGAGGACATCATGAGGCTACGCGCCTCAAGCTGCGCCTCAAGCGACAGAGGTACGTGCACAGCCATCTGATCGCCATCGAAGTCAGCGTTGAAGGCGGAGCAAACCAGCGGATGCAGCTGGATCGCCTTGCCTTCGATCAACACGGGCTCGAAGGCCTGGATGCCGAGACGATGAAGCGTCGGTGCGCGGTTGAGCATCACCGGATGTTCGCGGATTACATCCTCAAGAACGTCCCAGACCTCCGGCCCTTCACGCTCAACCAACTTCTTGGCAGCTTTGATCGTGGTGGCTAGACCGCGACGAATGAGCTTGCCGAAAATGAATGGCTTGAACAGCTCCAAGGCCATCTTCTTGGGCAGTCCGCACTGATGTAGCTTCAGCGTGGGGCCCACCACAATAACCGATCGCCCGGAATAATCGACGCGCTTGCCCAGCAGGTTCTGACGGAAGCGACCCTGCTTGCCCTTGATCATGTCGGCGAGCGACTTGAGCGGACGCTTGTTCGTACCCGTGATCGCACGACCGCGACGACCGTTGTCGAGCAGTGCATCAACCGCCTCTTGCAACATGCGCTTCTCGTTGCGCACGATGATATCCGGCGCATTCAGTTCGAGCAGTCGCTTGAGACGATTATTGCGGTTGATCACGCGGCGATACAGATCGTTCAAATCGGAGGTCGCAAAGCGCCCGCCGTCCAGCGGCACCAGCGGACGCAGGTCTGGCGGCAGCACCGGTAGCACCGTGAGGATCATCCACTCGGGCTTATTCCCGGACTCAAGGAAGGACTCGATCAGCTTGAGACGCTTGGATACACGCTTGAGCTTGGTCTCGGAGTTGGTATCGATCATTTCCTGGCGCAGACGCACGGTCTCGCCATTCAGATCAAGGCTTTTGAGCAGTTCAAGTACGGCCTCCGCGCCCATACGGGCATCGAATTCGTCGCCATGCTCCTCAATCGCCTCGAGATAGGCCTCGTCGGAAAGCAGCTGACCACGTTCCAGTGTGGTCATGCCCGGATCGATGACCACAAAGGCCTCAAAATACAGGATGCGCTCAATATCGCGCAGCGTCATGTCGAGCAGCAGCCCGATACGAGACGGCAAGGACTTCAGGAACCAGATATGCGCAACCGGGCTGGCCAGTTCAATATGCGCCATACGCTCACGGCGCACCTTCGCCTGGGTGACCTCAACGCCGCATTTTTCGCAAACCACGCCACGATGCTTGAGGCGCTTGTACTTACCGCACAAGCATTCGAAATCCTTCACAGGCCCGAAGATTTTGGCGCAGAACAGGCCATCACGCTCGGGTTTGAAGGTGCGGTA comes from the Acidihalobacter yilgarnensis genome and includes:
- the fusA gene encoding elongation factor G: MPRKTPIERYRNIGIMAHIDAGKTTTTERILFYTGVSHKIGEVHDGAATMDWMEQEQERGITITSAATTCFWYGMDKQFPEHRINIIDTPGHVDFTIEVERSLRVLDGACAVFCAVGGVEPQSETVWRQANKYQVPRMAFVNKMDRAGANFLRVIEQIKTRLGATPVPIQLPIGAEENFKGIVDLLRMRAIYWNESDMGMTYDERDIPADMADECQEWHEHMVEAAAEADEELMEKYLEESDLTIDEIRKGLRMRTLANEIVPAMCGSAFKNKGVQAMLDSIIYYMPSPVDVLAIKGHLDDANETECERHSSDEEPFSALAFKIATDPYVGTLTFFRVYSGVLNSGDTVYNPVKGKRERIGRLLQMHANTREEIKEVRAGDIAAAVGLKDVTTGDTLCSTDQVITLERMEFPEPVISVAVEPKTKSDQEKMGMALSKLAQEDPSFRVRTDEESGQTIISGMGELHLEIIVDRMRREFKVEANVGAPQVAYREAIRKSIEQEGKFVRQSGGRGQYGHVWIRLEPLERGTGYEFENAVVGGVIPREYIPAVDKGIQEQLQNGVLAGFPMVDVKATLFDGSYHDVDSSEMAFKIAGSMAFKEGALKANPALLEPIMKVEVVTPEDYMGDVMGDLNRRRGLVQGMDDAAAGKIVRAEVPLAEMFGYATDLRSATQGRATYSMEFSKYAEAPNNVAEAVIKKAS
- the rpsG gene encoding 30S ribosomal protein S7: MPRRREVPKRVVLPDPKFGSEQLAKFINFVMERGKKSVAENIVYGALDHIISRRSGDPLEFLGKALDNVRPLVEVKSRRVGGATYQVPVEVRAVRQNALAMRWLVDSARKRGEKSMAQKLAGELMDAAESKGGAVKKREDTHRMAEANKAFAHYRW
- the rpsL gene encoding 30S ribosomal protein S12, with the translated sequence MATINQLVRKPRKQKREKSKVPALEACPQRRGVCTRVYTTTPKKPNSALRKVARVRLTSGFEVSSYIGGEGHNLQEHSVVLIRGGRVKDLPGVRYHTVRGSLDTQGVQKRRQARSKYGTKRPKS
- the rpoC gene encoding DNA-directed RNA polymerase subunit beta' produces the protein MRDLLNILKPKGPADDFDAIRIGLASPDLIRSWSYGEVKKPETINYRTFKPERDGLFCAKIFGPVKDFECLCGKYKRLKHRGVVCEKCGVEVTQAKVRRERMAHIELASPVAHIWFLKSLPSRIGLLLDMTLRDIERILYFEAFVVIDPGMTTLERGQLLSDEAYLEAIEEHGDEFDARMGAEAVLELLKSLDLNGETVRLRQEMIDTNSETKLKRVSKRLKLIESFLESGNKPEWMILTVLPVLPPDLRPLVPLDGGRFATSDLNDLYRRVINRNNRLKRLLELNAPDIIVRNEKRMLQEAVDALLDNGRRGRAITGTNKRPLKSLADMIKGKQGRFRQNLLGKRVDYSGRSVIVVGPTLKLHQCGLPKKMALELFKPFIFGKLIRRGLATTIKAAKKLVEREGPEVWDVLEDVIREHPVMLNRAPTLHRLGIQAFEPVLIEGKAIQLHPLVCSAFNADFDGDQMAVHVPLSLEAQLEARSLMMSSNNILSPANGEPIIVPSQDIVLGLYYMTRDRINALGEGMVFADSAEVHRAYENGVVGLHARVRVRIRERILREGGEIETVISVKNTTAGRALLYDIAPEGMAFELFDRDMTKKAISSLINACYRQLGLKATVIFADRLMYTGFHYAARSGVSFGADDMVVPEQKTELLAAAEAEVTDIEDQYATGLVTKGERYNKVIDIWSRANDQIAKAMMEKLGTDDVIGTDGKVLKQKSFNSIYMMADSGARGSAAQIRQLAGMRGLMAKPDGSIIETPITANFREGLNVLQYFISTHGARKGLADTALKTANSGYLTRRLVDVAQDVVVTAVDCGTTGGIVMTPIIEGGDVVEALRERVLGRVVAHDVLQPGTDTVLAPAGTLLDERWCDQFEEAGVDEVRVRSAITCETLHGVCSMCYGRDLARGHAVNIGESVGVIAAQSIGEPGTQLTMRTFHIGGAASRSVAASNIQVKAKGVVRLHNIKLVEHHNGNLVAVSRSGELGVVDEMGRERERYKVPYGATISTKEGAEVEAGEITATWDPHTHPIVTEVNGRARFHDFVDGVSVVKQTDEVTGLSATVVTDPKSRGNAGKDLRPSIRLVDDDGSDLMLAGTQIPAVYALPAGSIVNLEDGDEVAVGDVIARIPQESSKTRDITGGLPRVADLFEARKPKEPAILAERSGTVSFGKDTKGKQRLIITLEHGDTYEELIPKWRQVSVFEGEKVERGEVIAEGELSAHDILRLRGIPALASYLVREIQDVYRLQGVTINDKHIEVIIRQMLRKVDIADSGDTRFIKGEQVDRARLVEENRRVLGDGKQMAQYESVLLGITKASLVTESYISAASFQETTRVLTEAAVRGARDGLRGLKENVIVGRLIPAGTGLAFHEERRRKRHMGDMLALELAAAVAGTAETSEPEEMVDASSPAEGQAPAAE